The Eleftheria terrae genome has a window encoding:
- a CDS encoding IS5 family transposase, giving the protein MRGPDTFTESLFSVKKLDDFVPATHPLRAIRAMVNDALIELEDMFADMYEDAAKGGRPSIAPQKLLRAMLLQVLYSVRSERLLMEQVQYNLLFRWFIGLSMDDNVWVPTVFSKNRQRLIEHDAVVAFFNEVLAQAERKNWLSKEHFSVDGTLIQAWASHKSFVPKKAGDDDDAGGGSSNDGSDFRGQPRSNDTHESKTDPDSRLYCKGKTASEMRFMGHTLMDNRHSLIVNAVVTQADGYAERAAARAMINDARQVNPEAEITLGADKGYDAAQFIAELQQLKVEPHVAQNKSGRRSAVPDEIAQTDGYALSMQCRKRIEQAFGWAKTIGSIRQVMVRGLKKVDQLFVLNMAAYNLVRMRSLGQVRLQGAR; this is encoded by the coding sequence ATGCGCGGTCCCGACACCTTCACCGAGAGCCTGTTCAGCGTCAAGAAGCTGGACGACTTCGTGCCGGCCACGCATCCGCTGCGGGCGATACGCGCGATGGTCAACGACGCGCTGATCGAGCTTGAAGACATGTTCGCCGACATGTATGAGGACGCCGCCAAGGGCGGGCGTCCGAGCATCGCCCCGCAGAAGCTGCTACGGGCGATGTTGCTGCAGGTGCTGTACTCGGTGCGCTCGGAGCGACTGCTGATGGAGCAAGTGCAATACAACTTGCTGTTTCGCTGGTTCATCGGCCTATCGATGGACGACAACGTGTGGGTGCCCACGGTATTCAGCAAGAACCGACAGCGCTTGATCGAGCATGATGCGGTGGTCGCGTTCTTCAACGAAGTGCTGGCGCAAGCCGAGCGCAAGAACTGGCTGTCCAAGGAACACTTCAGTGTGGACGGCACGCTGATCCAGGCGTGGGCCAGCCACAAGAGCTTTGTGCCCAAGAAGGCCGGCGACGACGACGACGCGGGCGGTGGCAGCAGCAACGATGGCAGCGACTTCCGGGGCCAGCCGCGCAGCAACGACACGCACGAATCGAAGACCGATCCAGACAGCCGCCTGTATTGCAAGGGCAAGACTGCCAGCGAGATGCGCTTCATGGGCCACACACTGATGGACAACCGGCACAGCCTGATCGTCAATGCCGTGGTCACTCAGGCAGACGGCTATGCCGAGCGCGCGGCGGCCCGGGCCATGATCAACGATGCCCGGCAGGTCAACCCTGAGGCAGAGATCACGCTGGGTGCAGACAAGGGCTACGACGCGGCGCAGTTCATCGCCGAGTTGCAGCAGCTCAAGGTCGAGCCTCATGTGGCGCAGAACAAGTCGGGGCGTCGCTCGGCGGTGCCCGATGAGATCGCCCAGACCGACGGGTACGCGTTGTCGATGCAATGCCGCAAGCGCATCGAGCAGGCCTTCGGGTGGGCCAAGACCATCGGCTCGATCCGGCAGGTGATGGTGCGCGGACTCAAGAAGGTGGACCAGTTGTTCGTGCTGAACATGGCGGCCTACAACTTGGTGCGCATGCGCTCGCTGGGACAGGTCCGTCTGCAAGGCGCCAGATGA
- a CDS encoding condensation domain-containing protein → MSEGVADSYPVTEMQRLMLSKSIQHGCGVYRPQMVFEITDPDFCVDTFRQATNVLFARHAVLRTRFAKVGEDDFMQMVQERAAPIIECTNLLGMSAADQAAVISRYLAQSVADSFDVAADAPLIRFDLFWRAQGMWQLVMTTHHAIEDGWGMVELLAELEQVYRQISAGAVGEAATVAVNGMKEHVALEIQAADNPLARQFWEHRIADVLPMMLPGVQPAHVDGTEVHEFAITGSRLQELKHQAAMSHVPLKILFLAAYSNSLARVLDRRQVVVDVVSNGRSNRLSDPLHAQGLFWSFLPIGVSSMSLTSEMLRELHASVLDAEAHAAFPVRKLLRAQGVTDLTCAAFNYVHFHHDQPQRAALMRYEYGVDRFHHPLQLVVSLSPDTTNVHVALHAVATPVVAQIAAALGRELGAWIAAEPT, encoded by the coding sequence ATGTCGGAAGGCGTCGCAGATTCCTATCCCGTGACCGAGATGCAACGGCTCATGCTCTCGAAGAGCATCCAGCATGGCTGCGGCGTTTATCGGCCCCAGATGGTGTTCGAAATCACGGATCCGGATTTTTGCGTTGATACATTCAGGCAGGCAACGAATGTCCTTTTCGCACGTCACGCTGTGCTGCGAACCCGCTTTGCGAAGGTAGGGGAAGATGACTTCATGCAGATGGTTCAGGAGCGCGCTGCTCCCATCATTGAATGCACAAACCTGCTCGGGATGTCGGCCGCGGACCAGGCTGCGGTGATCAGCCGATATCTCGCGCAGTCCGTCGCAGACAGTTTCGACGTTGCAGCTGACGCACCGCTGATTCGCTTCGATCTGTTCTGGCGCGCCCAGGGAATGTGGCAGCTCGTGATGACTACGCACCACGCCATCGAAGACGGCTGGGGCATGGTTGAGCTCCTGGCCGAGTTGGAGCAGGTTTATCGTCAGATATCTGCGGGTGCCGTGGGCGAGGCTGCAACTGTTGCCGTCAACGGCATGAAGGAGCACGTGGCATTGGAGATCCAGGCGGCCGACAATCCTCTCGCGCGGCAGTTTTGGGAGCATCGTATTGCAGACGTTTTGCCCATGATGCTGCCGGGAGTGCAGCCTGCCCACGTCGATGGCACCGAGGTGCATGAATTTGCAATTACTGGGAGCAGACTGCAGGAACTCAAACATCAGGCCGCGATGAGCCATGTTCCGCTTAAGATCTTGTTCCTGGCTGCGTACTCGAACAGTTTGGCGCGCGTGCTCGATCGTCGGCAGGTGGTCGTGGACGTCGTTTCGAACGGTCGCAGCAACCGCCTCTCTGACCCTTTGCATGCGCAGGGCCTGTTCTGGAGTTTCCTGCCCATCGGTGTTTCAAGCATGTCGCTGACCAGCGAGATGCTTCGCGAGCTGCATGCGAGCGTGCTCGATGCTGAGGCGCACGCCGCCTTTCCAGTGCGAAAACTCCTCCGCGCGCAGGGTGTCACTGATCTCACGTGCGCAGCCTTCAACTACGTACACTTTCACCACGACCAGCCGCAGCGCGCTGCCTTGATGCGCTACGAATACGGCGTGGATCGATTCCATCACCCACTACAATTGGTTGTCTCGCTGTCTCCGGATACGACCAACGTTCACGTGGCCTTGCACGCGGTGGCGACACCGGTGGTTGCACAGATTGCTGCGGCGCTAGGCCGTGAGCTGGGTGCGTGGATCGCGGCTGAACCAACATAG
- the istA gene encoding IS21 family transposase, translating to MLTQEQAVEIKVLARRGVSIREMARQLNCSRNTVRRYLRDEEARHYGPRAPRPTKLDAYKDYLLGRIEAARPHWIPAVVLLREITELGYSGGVTQLKQFINEHRSVAEEPVVRFETPPGKQMQADFTHIRRGRSPLLAFVATLGYSRAAWVRFTTNERAETLCECIGQAFEYFGGVPQHVLFDNAGTIVVERDAYGEGQHRWHSRMLELSERYGFAPRLCRPYRAKTKGKVERFNSYLKGSFCVPLAATLKQAGLKLDAQAANAYVGRWLAEVANSRVHATTQERPDRRLLVEREALLPLPQVSRPDLPVRQLRHLPVPVESLQHPLSVYNELLQVPA from the coding sequence ATGTTGACCCAGGAGCAAGCAGTGGAGATCAAGGTTCTGGCCCGGCGGGGCGTGAGCATTCGGGAGATGGCACGGCAGTTGAACTGTTCGCGCAACACGGTGAGGCGGTACCTGCGCGACGAGGAGGCGAGGCACTACGGCCCGAGGGCACCGAGGCCTACCAAGCTCGACGCGTACAAGGACTACCTGTTGGGGCGTATCGAGGCGGCCAGGCCGCACTGGATCCCGGCGGTGGTGTTGCTGCGCGAGATCACCGAACTCGGCTACAGCGGCGGCGTCACGCAGCTCAAGCAGTTCATCAACGAACACCGCTCAGTGGCCGAGGAGCCGGTGGTGCGTTTCGAGACACCGCCGGGCAAGCAGATGCAGGCCGACTTCACCCATATCCGGCGCGGTCGCAGTCCGCTGCTGGCCTTCGTCGCAACCCTGGGCTACAGCAGAGCGGCCTGGGTTCGCTTCACTACGAACGAGCGCGCGGAGACGTTGTGCGAGTGCATTGGCCAAGCCTTCGAGTACTTCGGCGGCGTGCCGCAGCACGTGCTGTTCGACAACGCCGGCACCATCGTGGTCGAACGCGACGCCTACGGCGAGGGGCAGCATCGCTGGCACAGCAGGATGCTGGAGCTGTCCGAGCGGTACGGCTTCGCACCACGACTGTGCCGGCCCTACCGAGCCAAGACCAAGGGCAAGGTCGAGCGCTTCAACTCCTACCTCAAGGGCAGCTTCTGCGTCCCGTTGGCTGCCACGCTCAAGCAGGCCGGGCTGAAGCTGGACGCACAGGCGGCCAACGCGTATGTGGGCCGCTGGCTGGCGGAGGTGGCCAACAGCCGGGTCCACGCCACAACGCAGGAGCGACCCGATCGACGCCTGCTGGTCGAGCGGGAGGCGCTGCTGCCGCTGCCGCAGGTGAGCCGACCGGATCTGCCGGTGCGCCAACTGCGGCACCTGCCTGTGCCGGTGGAGAGCCTGCAGCACCCGTTGTCAGTCTACAACGAGCTGCTGCAGGTGCCGGCATGA
- a CDS encoding IS3 family transposase (programmed frameshift) — translation MRKSKFTDEQIAYALKQAELGTSVEEVCRKMGVSDATFYVWRKKYGGVGPSELRRMRQLEEENRKLKQIVADLSLDKAMLQHIVGKKSLGHSLRRALVPDLMRCFGCSQRNALRMVKMSASTYLYRPVKKDDAALKMRIKDITETRVHYGYRRVHVMLRREGHPDNVKRVYRLYREEGLSLRLKRPRRNKAAKLRQPKQLAHAINEIWSMDFVADALSDGRKLRMLTVVDLYTRECLAIEVGQSLKGEDVVRVLNTITEQRGLPKTLKSDNGSEFISKVMDRWAYERGLELDFSRPGRPTDNAGVESFNGRLRQECLNANWFLSLDDAKTKIGAWRSHYNETRPHSALEWATPAEFARRCCLQAATAMS, via the exons ATGAGGAAGAGCAAGTTCACCGATGAGCAGATCGCGTATGCGTTGAAGCAGGCGGAGCTGGGGACGAGCGTGGAGGAGGTCTGTCGCAAGATGGGCGTCAGCGACGCGACGTTCTATGTGTGGCGCAAGAAGTACGGTGGCGTGGGACCCTCGGAGCTGCGCAGGATGCGCCAGCTGGAGGAAGAGAACCGCAAGCTCAAGCAGATCGTGGCGGACCTAAGCCTGGACAAAGCGATGCTGCAGCACATCGTGG GCAAAAAAAGTTTAGGGCATTCGCTGCGGCGGGCGTTGGTGCCCGATTTGATGCGGTGTTTCGGCTGTAGCCAGCGCAACGCGTTGCGCATGGTGAAGATGTCGGCGTCGACGTACTTGTACCGGCCGGTCAAGAAGGACGACGCGGCGCTGAAGATGCGCATCAAGGACATCACCGAGACGCGCGTGCACTACGGCTATCGACGTGTGCACGTGATGCTGCGCCGCGAAGGCCACCCCGACAACGTCAAGCGGGTGTACCGGCTGTACCGCGAGGAAGGCCTGTCGCTGAGGCTGAAGCGGCCTCGGCGCAACAAGGCGGCCAAGCTGCGGCAACCCAAGCAGCTGGCCCACGCCATCAACGAAATCTGGAGCATGGACTTCGTCGCCGATGCGCTGTCCGATGGCCGCAAGCTGCGCATGTTGACGGTAGTCGACTTGTACACGCGGGAGTGCCTGGCGATCGAGGTCGGCCAAAGCCTCAAGGGGGAGGACGTCGTGCGAGTGTTGAACACCATCACCGAGCAGCGCGGGCTGCCCAAGACCCTCAAATCCGACAACGGCAGCGAGTTCATCTCGAAGGTGATGGACAGATGGGCCTACGAGCGCGGGCTGGAGTTGGACTTCAGCCGGCCTGGCAGGCCCACCGACAACGCCGGCGTGGAGAGCTTCAACGGCCGACTGCGTCAGGAGTGCCTGAATGCGAATTGGTTCTTGTCACTGGACGACGCGAAGACCAAGATCGGGGCCTGGCGGAGCCACTATAACGAGACGCGCCCCCACTCTGCGCTCGAATGGGCCACCCCCGCCGAATTCGCCCGCCGTTGCTGCCTGCAGGCAGCAACGGCGATGTCATAG
- the istB gene encoding IS21-like element helper ATPase IstB has product MNLQHERITSLCGMLKLERIASEWPALAQRAAQQDASLADFLEQVLVEENNARLERQRSALLKMATLPSVKTLEEYDFGFASGAPRSQIQDLAALSFVERAENVVFLGPSGVGKSHLAQALAYRAVMAGIKTRFITAADLMLQLATAHKQDRLEDYFNRAVVGPKLLVVDEIGYLPFGREEATLFFNVVAKRYERGSIVLTSNLPFSQWSSAFADDQTLTAALLDRLLHHAHIVQIAGESYRLKDKRKAGQVKPKN; this is encoded by the coding sequence ATGAACCTGCAGCACGAACGCATCACCAGCCTCTGCGGCATGCTGAAGCTGGAGCGCATCGCCAGCGAGTGGCCAGCGCTCGCGCAGCGTGCGGCGCAGCAAGATGCCAGCCTGGCTGACTTCCTCGAGCAGGTGCTCGTCGAAGAGAACAACGCCCGTCTGGAACGCCAGCGCAGCGCGTTGCTGAAGATGGCCACGCTGCCGTCGGTCAAGACGCTGGAGGAATACGACTTCGGCTTCGCCAGCGGTGCGCCACGGAGCCAGATCCAGGATCTGGCGGCCCTGAGCTTCGTCGAGCGCGCCGAGAACGTCGTCTTCCTCGGCCCCAGCGGCGTTGGCAAGAGCCATTTGGCGCAAGCCCTGGCGTACCGGGCGGTGATGGCGGGCATCAAGACGCGCTTCATCACGGCGGCCGACCTGATGCTGCAACTGGCCACGGCCCACAAGCAAGACCGACTCGAGGATTACTTCAACCGGGCGGTGGTGGGCCCCAAGCTGCTCGTCGTTGATGAGATCGGTTATTTGCCCTTCGGGCGCGAGGAGGCGACGCTGTTCTTCAACGTCGTGGCCAAGCGGTACGAGCGCGGCAGCATTGTGCTCACCAGCAACCTGCCGTTCAGCCAGTGGTCCAGCGCCTTCGCCGACGACCAGACCCTCACGGCTGCGCTGCTCGACCGGCTGCTGCATCACGCGCACATCGTGCAGATCGCCGGCGAGAGCTACCGCCTGAAGGACAAGCGCAAGGCCGGACAGGTCAAGCCGAAGAATTGA
- a CDS encoding LysR substrate-binding domain-containing protein has translation MQLASMGRLADLARRARGVEKHRLRVGIAPSLAIPVLPGLAARLQAHFSELDMDVRDIASTEQTEALLANEIDIGMACLRPRHSAVSVACCQRRFKTDPLSGDGVGVNLTHPGPHCVNSSA, from the coding sequence GTGCAACTTGCGTCCATGGGACGCCTGGCAGACCTGGCGCGTCGTGCAAGGGGCGTGGAGAAGCACCGACTCAGGGTCGGCATCGCTCCTTCGTTGGCCATTCCGGTGCTGCCTGGGCTCGCAGCCCGGCTGCAGGCGCACTTCTCCGAACTCGACATGGACGTGCGCGACATCGCAAGCACTGAGCAAACCGAAGCCTTGCTTGCGAATGAAATCGACATTGGTATGGCGTGCCTGCGGCCGAGGCATTCCGCGGTGTCGGTGGCGTGCTGTCAACGTCGGTTCAAAACTGACCCACTTTCCGGCGATGGCGTCGGAGTAAATCTGACCCACCCGGGGCCTCATTGCGTCAATTCTTCGGCTTGA